One Brachyspira pilosicoli P43/6/78 genomic window carries:
- a CDS encoding OPT family oligopeptide transporter, giving the protein MSIKEEARKLSKNAYGGIKGEDYVPFIPATTVMPEMTGYSIILGVILAIVFAAANTYLGLKVGLTISAGIPGAILATGVFKALFKRNNILEANFAASLTAVGESIAGGIIFILPALILFGMGLSIFTVIIVTIIGGFMGCFFITPVRKYLIVEEHGSLVYPEAMAQAEVLVIGSEGGKGFKYMITGIIAGVGYKLLSGGFGFWKESATYIIKPYEKTMLGVDTLASLLGVGFIIGLETSSLMFAGGIVAWLGLIPIIKYFGSLINTPIFPSTTLISEMSAQEVWGSYIRYIGAGAVAMGGFISLAKSLPTIIDSFKKSIAGMGEKGASDNHDRINQDAPIIWLITAAIFGFLATWLVPIIGGGILGGILAVVFCFFFAVVSARMVGVIGASNNPVSGMTIATLLIVATAFKLTGNIGEEGIRMSLVVCGVVCVSTATAGGVAQSLKSTFIIGGSPKNIQIGMFIALCVASVGAAATVILMQTAYGIGSEAVPAPQATLMKLIVEGIMTAQLPWTLVIIGASIAVFCALAKLPILPVALGLYLPITLTTTIFIGGIVRKLVEMKFKDKEEEKTEAVEKGILLASGLVAGDAITGIFIGVMAALNVAINFGSKIVPQSNAITFIIFILFAAWIYKYSVSKDKK; this is encoded by the coding sequence ATGTCTATTAAAGAAGAGGCTAGAAAGCTATCAAAAAATGCTTATGGCGGAATAAAGGGTGAAGATTATGTTCCTTTTATACCTGCTACTACTGTGATGCCGGAGATGACTGGTTATTCTATAATACTTGGTGTTATATTGGCTATAGTTTTTGCGGCTGCTAATACTTATTTAGGATTGAAAGTAGGTCTTACAATATCTGCTGGTATACCTGGTGCTATACTTGCTACTGGTGTGTTTAAAGCTTTATTTAAAAGAAATAACATATTAGAAGCTAACTTTGCAGCATCACTTACTGCAGTTGGTGAATCTATTGCGGGCGGTATAATATTTATTTTGCCTGCTTTAATATTGTTTGGTATGGGGCTTTCAATATTTACCGTAATAATTGTTACTATTATCGGCGGATTTATGGGTTGTTTTTTCATTACTCCTGTAAGAAAATATTTGATAGTAGAAGAGCATGGTTCTTTAGTTTATCCTGAAGCTATGGCTCAGGCTGAAGTGTTGGTAATAGGCTCTGAGGGCGGTAAAGGTTTTAAGTATATGATTACTGGTATTATTGCTGGTGTTGGATACAAACTTTTATCTGGCGGATTTGGTTTTTGGAAAGAGAGTGCTACTTACATAATTAAGCCTTATGAAAAAACTATGCTTGGAGTTGATACTTTAGCTTCACTTCTTGGTGTTGGTTTTATTATTGGACTTGAAACTTCATCATTAATGTTTGCAGGCGGTATAGTTGCTTGGCTTGGTCTTATACCTATCATTAAATATTTTGGAAGTTTAATTAATACTCCTATATTCCCTTCTACTACTTTGATATCAGAAATGTCTGCTCAGGAAGTTTGGGGCAGTTATATAAGATATATTGGTGCTGGTGCTGTTGCTATGGGAGGTTTTATCTCTTTAGCTAAATCTCTTCCTACAATTATAGATTCTTTCAAAAAGTCTATAGCTGGTATGGGTGAGAAGGGTGCTAGTGATAATCATGACAGAATCAATCAAGATGCTCCTATAATATGGCTTATTACTGCTGCTATATTTGGCTTTTTAGCTACTTGGCTTGTTCCTATAATTGGAGGCGGAATATTAGGCGGTATATTGGCTGTAGTATTCTGTTTCTTCTTTGCTGTTGTATCTGCAAGAATGGTTGGAGTTATTGGTGCTAGTAATAACCCTGTTTCTGGTATGACTATTGCTACTCTTTTAATTGTTGCTACTGCTTTCAAATTAACAGGCAATATTGGTGAAGAGGGTATTAGAATGTCTCTTGTTGTTTGCGGTGTTGTATGTGTATCTACTGCTACTGCAGGAGGTGTTGCTCAGTCTTTGAAATCTACTTTTATAATTGGCGGTTCTCCTAAAAATATACAAATTGGTATGTTTATAGCTCTTTGTGTGGCTTCTGTTGGTGCTGCTGCTACTGTTATACTTATGCAGACTGCTTATGGTATTGGTAGTGAGGCTGTTCCTGCTCCTCAGGCTACTTTGATGAAACTTATAGTTGAAGGTATTATGACTGCTCAGTTACCTTGGACTTTGGTTATAATTGGAGCTTCTATTGCAGTATTTTGTGCTTTAGCTAAACTTCCTATTCTTCCTGTAGCTTTAGGTTTATATTTGCCTATCACTTTAACTACTACTATATTTATTGGCGGTATAGTAAGAAAATTAGTTGAAATGAAGTTTAAAGACAAAGAAGAAGAAAAAACTGAGGCTGTTGAAAAAGGTATATTGCTTGCTTCTGGTTTAGTTGCAGGTGATGCTATTACTGGTATATTTATAGGTGTTATGGCTGCTTTGAATGTTGCTATTAATTTTGGTTCAAAAATTGTTCCTCAAAGCAATGCTATTACATTTATAATATTTATACTATTTGCTGCTTGGATTTATAAGTATTCTGTAAGCAAGGATAAAAAATAA
- a CDS encoding aminoacyl-histidine dipeptidase has product MDLNAFNSIESKEVFKWFNEINKIPRESGHEKEISDFLVKFAKDRNLEVYQDSAMNVIIKKKGTSGYENKPAVIIQGHVDMVCEKTKDSKHDFRKDPIEMIVEGDILRANNTTLGGDDGIAIAMGMALLDSKDLPHPPIELLATTAEETGMDGAIAITGEHIDGKTMINIDGEEEGIFLVSCAGGMNTLTDFDIKREKADGKALKIEVSGLKGGHSGIEIIKQRANAIKLLGRLLYAVRDDVVISHIEGGAKHNAIAKHAEALVVSKDISKVKKTLEEVAKNIKNEYRVEDPDMVINVSEASDVKESFTKELSNNVINFMMLVPDGVAYMSKDIEGLVQTSCNNGVLKEEDGKLRFTISVRSSVESSSKEIGLKIESAAHMTKASFQMSNGYPAWEYDANSKVKDIALNVYKKVTGKDAKIEAIHAGLECGILKKPLPDVDMISIGPDIKDVHTPAEHLSISSVDRMWRFLKELVISIA; this is encoded by the coding sequence ATGGATTTAAATGCTTTTAATTCAATAGAATCAAAAGAAGTATTCAAATGGTTCAATGAAATAAATAAAATACCAAGAGAATCAGGACATGAAAAAGAGATTAGTGATTTTTTGGTAAAGTTTGCTAAAGATAGAAATTTGGAAGTATATCAAGATAGTGCTATGAATGTAATTATAAAGAAGAAAGGTACAAGCGGATACGAAAACAAGCCTGCCGTAATAATACAAGGTCATGTTGATATGGTATGCGAAAAAACAAAAGACTCTAAGCATGATTTTAGAAAAGACCCTATAGAAATGATAGTAGAGGGCGATATATTAAGAGCTAATAATACAACACTTGGAGGCGATGACGGTATTGCTATAGCTATGGGTATGGCATTGCTTGATTCTAAAGACTTGCCTCACCCTCCTATAGAATTACTAGCTACTACTGCAGAAGAAACTGGTATGGACGGAGCTATTGCTATTACTGGTGAGCATATAGACGGTAAAACTATGATTAATATAGATGGAGAAGAAGAGGGAATATTTTTGGTAAGCTGTGCTGGCGGAATGAACACTTTAACAGATTTTGATATTAAAAGAGAAAAAGCAGATGGAAAGGCTTTAAAGATAGAAGTATCAGGACTTAAAGGCGGACACTCTGGAATAGAAATTATTAAACAAAGAGCTAATGCTATAAAATTGCTTGGCAGATTATTATATGCTGTAAGAGATGATGTTGTTATATCACATATAGAAGGCGGTGCTAAACATAATGCTATAGCAAAACATGCAGAGGCTTTAGTAGTTTCTAAAGATATTAGTAAAGTAAAAAAGACTTTAGAAGAAGTTGCTAAAAACATAAAAAATGAATATAGAGTAGAAGACCCTGATATGGTTATAAATGTTTCAGAGGCTTCAGATGTTAAAGAAAGCTTTACTAAAGAATTGAGCAATAATGTTATTAACTTTATGATGCTTGTTCCAGATGGTGTTGCTTATATGAGTAAAGATATAGAAGGTTTAGTTCAGACTAGCTGTAACAATGGCGTATTAAAAGAAGAAGATGGAAAATTAAGATTTACTATATCAGTAAGAAGTTCTGTAGAAAGCTCATCTAAAGAGATAGGTTTAAAGATAGAATCTGCTGCTCATATGACAAAAGCTTCTTTCCAAATGTCTAATGGTTATCCTGCTTGGGAATATGATGCTAATTCAAAAGTTAAAGATATAGCATTGAATGTTTATAAGAAAGTTACAGGAAAAGATGCAAAAATAGAGGCTATACATGCAGGATTAGAATGCGGAATACTTAAAAAGCCTTTGCCAGATGTTGATATGATAAGTATAGGTCCAGATATTAAAGATGTACATACACCTGCTGAGCATTTGAGTATATCTTCTGTTGATAGAATGTGGAGATTCTTGAAAGAGCTTGTTATAAGTATTGCTTAA
- a CDS encoding class II fructose-bisphosphate aldolase: MVKFADLGLVNSRDLFKKAISGGYAIPAFNFNNMEQLQAIVQACVETKSPVIIQVSSGARKYANQTLLRYMAQGAVEYAKELGVNVPIVLHLDHGDSLELCKSCIEYGFSSVMIDGSHHDYNTNVELTRSVVEYAHKYDVTVEGELGVLAGVEDDVVAESHTYTRPEEVEDFVKKTGVDSLAISIGTSHGAYKFKPGQNPQIRLDILKEIEKKIPGFPIVLHGSSSVPQEYVKMINENGGKLDDAIGIPEEQLREASKSAVCKINIDSDSRLAMTAAIRKVFHDNPKEFDPRKYLGPARDEMKKLYIHKIMNVLGSNGKI; the protein is encoded by the coding sequence ATGGTTAAATTTGCCGACTTAGGTCTTGTTAATAGTAGAGACCTTTTTAAAAAAGCTATTAGCGGCGGTTATGCTATTCCAGCATTTAACTTTAATAATATGGAACAACTTCAGGCTATAGTACAGGCTTGTGTAGAAACTAAAAGCCCTGTTATTATTCAAGTATCTTCTGGTGCTAGAAAATATGCTAATCAAACATTATTAAGATATATGGCTCAAGGAGCTGTGGAATATGCTAAAGAATTAGGTGTTAATGTACCTATAGTATTACACCTTGACCATGGTGATAGCTTAGAACTTTGTAAAAGCTGTATTGAATATGGTTTCTCTTCTGTTATGATAGACGGAAGCCATCATGATTACAATACAAATGTTGAACTTACTAGAAGCGTTGTAGAGTATGCTCATAAATATGATGTTACTGTTGAAGGAGAATTGGGTGTACTTGCTGGTGTAGAAGATGATGTTGTAGCTGAAAGTCATACTTATACTAGACCTGAAGAAGTAGAAGATTTCGTTAAAAAAACAGGTGTTGATTCACTTGCTATATCTATTGGTACTAGTCACGGTGCTTATAAATTCAAGCCTGGTCAAAACCCTCAAATAAGATTAGATATTCTTAAAGAAATTGAGAAAAAGATTCCAGGATTTCCTATTGTACTTCATGGTTCTTCAAGCGTACCTCAAGAATATGTTAAAATGATTAATGAAAATGGCGGTAAACTTGATGATGCTATAGGTATTCCAGAAGAGCAATTAAGAGAAGCTTCTAAGAGTGCAGTTTGTAAAATCAATATCGACAGCGATTCAAGACTTGCTATGACTGCTGCTATTAGAAAAGTATTCCATGATAACCCTAAAGAATTTGACCCTCGTAAATATTTAGGACCTGCTCGTGATGAAATGAAAAAACTTTATATTCATAAAATAATGAATGTATTAGGTTCAAATGGTAAAATATAA
- a CDS encoding SAM hydrolase/SAM-dependent halogenase family protein: MKKIIISILVIFFVISCTNQNNVNNKSPLAIQTDFGRKDNAVASMYGVALSVDKDLKVYDLTHEIPAYNIWEAALRLDQTARYWPEGTVFVSVVDPGVGTDRKSVVMKTKNNYYFVTPDNGTLTFVAESLGVEEVREIDEVKNRLTNSQESYTFHGRDVYVYTGAKLASKQITFEEVGQSLGTNITKIEYQKAKYENGVFYANIPVLDIQYGNVWSSLPRKLMIDNGINTGDTLNVKIYNYNELVWTGDVKLVNTFGDVPENENMAYFNSELNFSLAINMGNFSERYKVYSGPNWSMEITKK, encoded by the coding sequence ATGAAAAAGATTATTATATCAATATTAGTAATATTTTTTGTAATCTCTTGTACTAATCAAAACAATGTAAATAATAAATCCCCTCTTGCAATTCAAACAGATTTTGGAAGAAAGGATAATGCTGTAGCAAGCATGTATGGGGTTGCTCTTAGTGTAGATAAAGATTTAAAAGTTTATGACCTTACACATGAAATACCTGCATACAATATATGGGAGGCTGCTTTAAGACTTGACCAAACTGCTAGGTATTGGCCTGAAGGTACTGTGTTTGTTAGTGTGGTAGACCCTGGTGTTGGTACTGATAGAAAATCGGTTGTTATGAAGACTAAAAATAATTATTACTTTGTTACTCCAGATAATGGTACTTTAACTTTTGTTGCAGAGTCTTTAGGAGTAGAAGAAGTAAGAGAAATTGATGAAGTAAAAAATAGACTTACAAACTCACAAGAATCATACACTTTCCATGGAAGAGATGTTTATGTTTATACTGGGGCTAAACTTGCCTCTAAGCAAATTACTTTTGAAGAGGTTGGTCAATCTTTAGGAACTAATATAACAAAAATTGAATATCAAAAAGCTAAATATGAGAATGGAGTTTTTTATGCTAATATACCTGTGCTTGATATTCAATATGGTAATGTATGGTCATCACTTCCTCGTAAATTAATGATTGATAATGGAATTAATACGGGAGACACTCTCAATGTAAAAATATATAATTATAATGAGCTTGTATGGACTGGAGACGTTAAGCTTGTAAATACTTTTGGAGATGTACCTGAAAACGAAAATATGGCTTATTTTAATTCTGAACTTAATTTTTCTCTAGCTATTAATATGGGTAATTTCTCTGAAAGATATAAAGTATATAGCGGACCTAATTGGAGTATGGAAATTACAAAAAAATAA
- a CDS encoding uracil-DNA glycosylase has product MEYGNYKKIIKNYNDGFYKKPIIIIYSNINMTKIEQYLLNTNKIKFFDTIHCDKNKKIIIKNKHLKKTNGVQMEIKNTEIKNEELKKLYQTITKCMKCEALCSTRKNVVFGRGDEKPDIVFVGEAPGADEDKLGFPFVGRAGKLLDKWIEKLNISNYYIMNALKCRPPENRDPLLEEKDNCREFFTKQLEILNPKIICALGRHGFSNLVDFDLKTPFGKVRNNIHYYNNIPVIATYHPAYILRNQKEEIKVIEDLEFMMRELEKLK; this is encoded by the coding sequence TTGGAGTATGGAAATTACAAAAAAATAATAAAAAATTATAATGATGGGTTTTACAAAAAGCCCATTATTATAATTTATAGTAATATAAATATGACAAAAATAGAACAATATCTCTTAAATACAAACAAAATAAAATTTTTCGATACTATTCACTGTGATAAAAATAAAAAGATAATAATAAAAAACAAGCATCTCAAAAAAACTAACGGAGTACAGATGGAAATAAAAAATACAGAAATAAAAAATGAAGAGTTAAAGAAACTATATCAAACTATAACTAAATGTATGAAATGCGAAGCTTTATGCAGCACTCGTAAAAATGTGGTATTTGGAAGAGGAGATGAAAAACCTGATATAGTATTTGTAGGAGAAGCTCCTGGTGCTGATGAAGATAAATTAGGTTTTCCTTTTGTAGGGAGAGCTGGTAAATTATTAGATAAGTGGATTGAGAAGCTAAACATTTCTAACTACTATATTATGAATGCTTTAAAATGCCGTCCGCCTGAAAATAGAGACCCGCTTTTAGAAGAAAAAGATAATTGCAGAGAGTTCTTTACAAAGCAACTTGAAATATTAAATCCAAAAATTATATGTGCATTGGGAAGACATGGTTTTTCTAACCTTGTAGATTTTGATTTAAAAACTCCTTTTGGAAAAGTGAGAAACAATATTCATTATTATAATAACATACCTGTAATTGCAACATATCACCCTGCATATATATTGAGAAATCAAAAAGAAGAAATAAAAGTAATAGAAGATTTGGAGTTTATGATGAGGGAATTAGAAAAACTAAAATAA
- a CDS encoding ankyrin repeat domain-containing protein: MKRIILLFCLSACLYAQEFDYLLPDDFDTNEYKEYYTNDKEEHIENKKTNTPTKPTIFDYINPSYKIKDTIINLQNYIDKGGDINATNTNGNTILMEASAIGYYDLVDYIIDKKAEINITNSNGENALILSADYPYILNLLIENNADVNAIDNKGKTALLTAAEKGNIMSVQLLIKEKSNISQRDILGKNILMYAVESENLNLVKYLVEKVKVDINEKDDWGQNAIFYVTKIEMARYLIYNDIDYKSRNSIGLKAHEVLKYNNKINVSNYLQKLYNDE, translated from the coding sequence TTGAAAAGAATAATATTACTATTTTGTTTAAGTGCTTGTTTATACGCTCAAGAATTTGATTATCTATTACCAGACGATTTTGACACAAATGAATATAAAGAATATTATACAAATGATAAAGAAGAGCATATAGAAAACAAAAAAACAAACACCCCCACAAAACCAACTATATTCGACTATATAAACCCTTCATATAAAATAAAAGATACAATAATTAATCTTCAAAACTATATTGACAAAGGCGGAGATATTAATGCCACAAACACAAACGGCAACACTATTTTAATGGAAGCTTCAGCAATAGGCTATTACGATTTAGTTGACTATATAATAGATAAAAAAGCAGAAATAAATATTACAAACTCAAATGGTGAAAATGCTTTAATACTATCAGCAGATTATCCATATATATTAAATCTTCTTATAGAAAATAATGCAGATGTAAATGCTATAGACAATAAAGGAAAAACAGCCCTTCTCACTGCTGCAGAAAAAGGAAATATTATGTCTGTACAATTACTTATAAAAGAGAAAAGTAATATTAGCCAAAGGGATATTTTAGGTAAAAACATATTGATGTATGCTGTTGAAAGTGAGAATTTAAACTTAGTGAAATATTTAGTAGAAAAAGTAAAAGTGGATATTAATGAAAAAGATGACTGGGGACAGAATGCTATATTTTATGTTACAAAAATAGAAATGGCTAGATATTTAATTTACAATGATATAGATTATAAAAGCAGAAACTCAATTGGATTAAAAGCTCATGAAGTGTTAAAATATAATAATAAAATAAATGTGTCTAACTATTTACAAAAATTGTATAATGATGAATAA
- a CDS encoding DUF4132 domain-containing protein, with the protein MKKIEYYIDYIFEENQEDIKQYVLKQTDIINFKINKNNISNDKSVYSKIVEKYFQKDDDNDYVIRVFKIISLYDIDNIYVFEAFIINIIAGLKIKDAILKTINNKKILNYNKENISEEEILKRKFCIFTYFDNAYKYFPNYINNYIENVYKLTFEESYKEYNDNIIIPLMALVVGYYFNNNEKYIERILEYLDNINTLDSMLAVSIIVDKNKKIENKFLELLKQLEKDNKNLIADFIYIARLPIENKYFFDFNNYDDYINYLKDLNADNYIIFLIKYLSNNIHLNYNNIYSELIEIKEYDEETFNKIYEVLKLSDNNKYAIELMSIFNLITNRSIDNINYFLESLEKELENFFNIKHIKFNSIYDLIHALKIYKDDFTIKFNERIIFLLNVFNWFYETDDNSKKIVNAVLESFPYNLMIPIIIKNNINLFNKNIDDTIKQYNINIKDLLISYFNSYPIYIFKSQYITELLNNYAYNIKEAFEDIDFLNTVSNKSYALIDFLELVYSKNNFDDYSIVYNILNTDNEELKKYALNIIAENEELNRKYIEDNLDNCKEFKEILKKWNYNKEDFCFNSIEEIYNYVDYYYTDNELLDFLDNNYYNIASRENTNINIKVLKYILNEFLKIEKPIKIKDAEKILEFIDIKSFIEAVENTVEYFINNNLIEDNIKIITPYAIYADESHIEKLHQLLINWNNSFKTPLILYTMQSIAINGKTSALKMINKFALNSNNKEIKNNIKDILVYASEILNTNIDNIFERLFPNFGFSIEGKKIINYGNRSFQLQLLSDSYLEIFDIQNSSIIKELPDADGDKDLENIKEDFLHIQKTLKEIINHEKIKLTRALINGRKWDYKTFFEVFINNPIMHYFTLSFVWGVYDENDVLIDSFRYMEDGSFITADDELYELPDSCYIGIYNIIDDDIEKFYKWKEQLELYDIEQPINQFINELITLKEENVKYDSIIMFEGIKIDTSYINQLCRELDIRDTYFNDNASYMIFDDVLKIVCKINAFAYGEEIVLGSIEFYELEKNERLGKKINPFEISQKFVSSILYYLSLGLYE; encoded by the coding sequence ATGAAAAAGATAGAATATTATATTGATTATATATTTGAAGAAAATCAAGAAGATATTAAACAATATGTATTAAAACAAACAGATATTATAAACTTTAAAATAAATAAAAATAATATATCAAATGACAAATCTGTATATTCTAAAATAGTAGAAAAATATTTTCAAAAAGATGATGATAATGATTATGTGATTAGAGTATTTAAAATTATTTCTTTATATGATATAGACAATATTTATGTATTTGAAGCTTTTATTATTAATATTATAGCAGGACTAAAAATAAAAGATGCTATATTAAAAACAATAAATAATAAAAAAATACTAAATTATAATAAAGAGAATATTTCAGAAGAAGAAATACTAAAAAGAAAATTCTGTATCTTCACCTACTTTGATAATGCATACAAATATTTTCCAAACTATATAAACAATTATATTGAAAATGTATATAAACTAACATTCGAAGAATCTTATAAAGAATATAATGACAATATAATAATACCATTAATGGCTTTAGTTGTTGGATACTATTTTAATAATAATGAAAAATATATAGAAAGAATTTTAGAATATTTAGATAATATAAATACACTAGACTCTATGCTTGCTGTCAGCATTATAGTAGATAAAAACAAAAAAATAGAAAACAAATTTTTAGAGTTATTAAAACAATTAGAAAAAGATAATAAAAATCTTATAGCAGATTTTATTTATATAGCAAGGCTTCCAATAGAAAATAAATACTTTTTTGATTTTAATAATTATGATGATTATATAAACTATTTAAAAGATTTAAATGCAGATAATTATATAATTTTTTTAATTAAATATTTAAGTAATAATATACACTTAAACTATAATAATATATATTCAGAGCTTATAGAAATAAAAGAATATGATGAAGAGACTTTTAATAAAATATATGAAGTATTAAAACTTTCAGATAATAATAAATATGCAATAGAATTAATGTCAATATTTAATTTAATAACAAACAGAAGTATTGATAATATAAATTATTTTTTGGAATCTTTAGAAAAAGAATTAGAAAACTTTTTTAATATTAAGCATATAAAATTTAATAGTATATATGATTTAATTCATGCTCTAAAAATATATAAAGATGATTTCACTATTAAGTTTAATGAGCGTATAATATTTTTATTGAATGTTTTTAATTGGTTTTATGAAACTGATGATAATTCTAAAAAAATTGTAAATGCTGTATTAGAATCTTTTCCATACAATTTAATGATTCCTATAATTATAAAAAACAATATAAACTTATTTAACAAAAATATAGACGATACAATAAAACAATATAATATAAACATAAAAGATTTACTAATATCCTATTTTAATAGCTACCCTATATACATATTTAAATCTCAATACATTACAGAATTATTGAATAACTATGCTTATAATATTAAAGAAGCATTTGAAGATATAGACTTTTTAAATACTGTATCAAATAAAAGTTATGCATTAATTGATTTTTTGGAATTAGTTTATAGTAAAAATAATTTTGATGATTATAGTATTGTTTATAATATTTTAAATACTGATAATGAAGAGCTAAAAAAATATGCTCTAAACATTATTGCTGAAAACGAAGAATTAAACAGAAAATACATAGAAGATAATTTAGATAATTGCAAAGAGTTTAAAGAGATATTAAAAAAATGGAATTACAATAAAGAAGATTTTTGTTTTAATAGCATTGAAGAGATTTATAATTATGTTGATTATTATTATACAGACAATGAGTTATTAGATTTTTTGGATAATAATTATTATAATATAGCCTCTAGAGAAAACACTAATATAAATATTAAAGTATTAAAATATATATTAAATGAATTCTTAAAAATAGAGAAACCTATAAAAATAAAAGATGCAGAGAAAATATTAGAGTTTATAGACATAAAATCTTTTATAGAAGCAGTTGAAAATACAGTAGAATATTTTATAAATAATAACCTAATAGAAGATAATATAAAAATAATAACTCCTTATGCAATATATGCTGATGAAAGTCATATAGAAAAACTTCATCAATTATTAATAAACTGGAATAATAGTTTTAAAACACCATTAATACTATATACAATGCAATCAATAGCCATAAACGGTAAAACTTCAGCATTAAAAATGATTAACAAATTCGCTCTAAACAGCAATAACAAAGAAATAAAAAATAATATAAAAGACATTCTCGTTTATGCATCAGAAATATTAAATACAAATATAGATAATATCTTTGAAAGATTATTCCCTAACTTTGGCTTTAGTATAGAAGGCAAAAAAATAATAAACTATGGTAATAGAAGCTTTCAATTACAATTATTAAGCGATTCATATTTAGAAATATTTGATATTCAAAACTCTTCAATAATTAAAGAACTACCAGATGCAGACGGAGATAAAGATTTAGAAAATATAAAGGAAGATTTTTTACATATTCAAAAAACATTAAAAGAAATAATCAATCATGAGAAAATAAAATTAACAAGAGCCTTAATAAATGGAAGAAAATGGGATTATAAAACTTTTTTTGAAGTATTTATAAATAATCCAATAATGCATTATTTTACACTCTCTTTTGTTTGGGGTGTTTATGATGAAAATGATGTTTTAATTGATTCATTTAGATATATGGAAGACGGTTCATTTATAACAGCAGATGATGAACTATATGAACTTCCAGACAGCTGCTATATTGGAATATACAATATAATTGATGATGATATAGAAAAATTTTATAAGTGGAAAGAACAATTAGAACTTTATGATATAGAACAGCCAATTAATCAATTTATAAATGAGCTTATAACATTAAAAGAAGAAAATGTAAAATATGATTCTATTATAATGTTTGAAGGAATAAAAATTGACACTTCATATATAAATCAACTATGCAGAGAGCTTGATATAAGAGATACTTATTTTAATGATAATGCTTCATATATGATATTTGATGATGTATTAAAAATAGTATGCAAAATTAATGCATTTGCCTATGGAGAAGAGATAGTTTTAGGCTCTATAGAGTTTTATGAGCTTGAAAAGAATGAGAGATTAGGCAAAAAAATAAATCCATTTGAAATTAGTCAAAAGTTTGTTAGTTCAATACTTTATTATTTATCGTTAGGATTATACGAATAA